In Pseudomonas sp. PDM14, a genomic segment contains:
- a CDS encoding OmpA family protein: MRTTLSKAVVPLLLVSSVLSGCATTSSTGDAPLNQGNWPICTAIGGLAGGGLGAIESSAWAAGGAVAGAVIGTLWCYAQDGDADDDGVFDRRDRCPDTLANTPVSHNGCPLPQYPATVAAEQPAPAPLPAQDEVIVLSDLGEVLFAFDSAQLTPQAESVLNEVSSRLTGASLVTVKVVGHTDSVGSDTYNQGLSERRARSVADYLAGHGVPADKLSTEGQGESQPVADNGTDAGRAQNRRVELHVRR, from the coding sequence ATGAGAACAACACTCTCAAAGGCTGTAGTACCCCTTCTCTTGGTCAGCAGTGTTCTTTCTGGTTGCGCCACAACTTCCAGTACGGGAGATGCGCCGCTCAATCAGGGGAATTGGCCCATTTGTACAGCGATTGGTGGCCTGGCAGGCGGTGGCCTGGGCGCAATCGAAAGCTCAGCCTGGGCGGCAGGAGGTGCGGTGGCCGGTGCGGTCATCGGAACCTTGTGGTGCTACGCACAGGATGGCGATGCAGACGACGATGGCGTGTTTGATCGTCGTGATCGTTGCCCGGATACTCTGGCCAACACCCCGGTAAGCCACAACGGCTGCCCATTACCGCAGTACCCCGCAACCGTAGCTGCCGAACAACCGGCACCTGCGCCTTTGCCCGCGCAAGACGAAGTCATTGTGCTCAGTGACCTGGGCGAAGTGCTGTTCGCCTTCGATTCTGCGCAACTGACTCCGCAGGCCGAGTCGGTACTCAACGAGGTGAGCAGTCGCCTGACCGGTGCCAGTCTGGTTACCGTCAAGGTCGTCGGGCATACCGATAGTGTGGGCAGCGATACCTACAACCAGGGGCTTTCCGAGCGTCGCGCACGCAGTGTTGCGGATTACCTGGCGGGGCATGGCGTACCGGCCGACAAGCTCAGTACCGAAGGCCAGGGCGAAAGCCAGCCAGTTGCGGACAACGGAACCGATGCAGGGCGGGCGCAAAATCGCAGGGTGGAGTTGCACGTGCGGCGTTGA
- a CDS encoding CopD family protein: MTAFAAVYAVHLLAALIWVGGMFFAWMILRPAAVTALDAPARLTLWVEVFRRFFLWVWIAVLVLPITGVGLMHLRFSGFETAPRYVHVMIGLYIAMLALFIRVQALQLPALRKAVAAQDWPAGGAVLGRIRRLVGINLLLGLALVAIAAARPML; the protein is encoded by the coding sequence ATGACCGCTTTCGCCGCCGTGTATGCCGTGCACCTGCTCGCTGCCCTGATCTGGGTTGGCGGGATGTTCTTCGCCTGGATGATCCTGCGTCCAGCCGCCGTCACCGCGCTCGACGCACCCGCTCGCCTGACCCTGTGGGTCGAGGTATTTCGCCGGTTCTTCCTCTGGGTGTGGATCGCCGTGCTGGTGCTGCCGATTACCGGCGTGGGCCTGATGCATCTGCGCTTCTCCGGCTTCGAGACCGCGCCGCGCTATGTGCACGTGATGATCGGCCTATACATCGCCATGCTCGCGCTGTTCATTCGTGTGCAGGCGCTGCAACTGCCGGCGCTGCGCAAGGCCGTCGCAGCCCAGGACTGGCCGGCAGGTGGTGCCGTGCTTGGACGCATTCGTCGCCTGGTCGGCATCAACCTGTTGCTCGGCCTGGCCCTGGTGGCCATCGCCGCGGCGCGCCCAATGCTTTGA
- a CDS encoding polysaccharide lyase family 7 protein — translation MIDLNTWNLSIPVGEPAVTISTPLLANGYQDDYFKADNGAIFFWAPVNGSTTKSAKYPRSELRETFADGKLRNWKYNAADNYLNATLKVTQVPSVGKIVIGQVHNSDGDNPPLKLSYQYKSGTGSIVAIIRLKPTDTTTSVSILKGVALNQSFSYGIRVSKSGAMSVSVQPAGKAATVWNAQLDSAWAPSPLYFKAGSYVQDNEGDNTEAGAVTFTALQIKHI, via the coding sequence ATGATCGACCTCAATACCTGGAACCTCAGCATTCCCGTTGGCGAACCTGCAGTCACCATCAGCACCCCGCTGCTTGCCAACGGTTACCAGGATGACTACTTCAAGGCCGACAACGGCGCCATCTTCTTCTGGGCGCCGGTCAACGGCAGCACCACCAAGAGCGCCAAATACCCGCGCAGCGAACTGCGTGAAACCTTCGCTGACGGCAAGCTGCGCAACTGGAAGTACAACGCCGCGGACAATTACCTCAACGCAACTCTGAAGGTCACCCAGGTGCCTTCGGTGGGCAAGATCGTCATCGGCCAGGTGCACAATTCGGACGGGGATAACCCGCCGCTCAAGCTTTCCTACCAGTACAAGAGCGGCACCGGCAGCATCGTCGCGATCATCCGCCTGAAACCGACCGATACCACCACCAGCGTGTCGATCCTCAAGGGCGTGGCCCTCAACCAGTCGTTCAGCTATGGCATCCGTGTGAGCAAGAGCGGGGCGATGTCGGTCAGCGTGCAGCCCGCCGGCAAGGCGGCCACGGTGTGGAACGCGCAGCTGGACAGCGCATGGGCGCCCAGCCCGCTGTACTTCAAGGCTGGCTCCTACGTGCAGGACAACGAAGGCGATAACACCGAAGCCGGCGCCGTGACCTTCACGGCCCTGCAGATCAAGCACATCTAG
- a CDS encoding YchJ family protein, producing MSQACPCGSGMLLEPCCGHYHGGTPAPSAETLMRSRYCAYVLGLIDYLVATTLPAQQAGLDRAAIGAWSLGSTWLGLSVESSEVIGAQPEHAFVTFTARWHDETGEHSHRERSAFVQRDGRWYFIDPTVPLKGGRNDPCPCGSPQKFKKCCAAYL from the coding sequence ATGAGCCAGGCCTGTCCCTGCGGCAGCGGTATGCTGCTCGAGCCCTGCTGCGGCCACTATCACGGCGGCACGCCGGCACCCAGCGCGGAAACCCTGATGCGTTCGCGGTACTGCGCCTATGTGCTGGGCTTGATCGACTACCTGGTGGCCACCACCCTGCCTGCCCAGCAAGCGGGACTGGACCGTGCGGCGATTGGCGCCTGGAGCCTGGGCAGTACCTGGCTCGGGCTCAGCGTGGAAAGTTCGGAAGTGATCGGCGCGCAGCCCGAGCATGCGTTCGTCACGTTCACCGCGCGCTGGCACGACGAGACTGGTGAGCACAGCCACCGCGAGCGCTCGGCGTTCGTACAGCGCGACGGGCGCTGGTACTTCATTGACCCCACAGTGCCACTCAAGGGCGGACGCAACGATCCGTGCCCCTGCGGCAGCCCGCAGAAATTCAAGAAGTGCTGCGCGGCATACCTCTGA
- a CDS encoding LEA type 2 family protein, with protein MIYQAQMIRIISLTFVFSLFAGLTGCSTWFTGGFEDPEVRLVKVDVVKAKLLEQRFLLRFRIDNPNSVSLPVRGLVYAVRLNGIELASGEASEWLTVEGHSHREFDVPVRTNLWRHLKDLVRALENPDEPIRYSFNGEVKTGLLFGRNVHVARNGEIIPGDYIPE; from the coding sequence ATGATTTACCAGGCGCAAATGATAAGAATTATCAGCCTGACGTTCGTTTTCAGCCTGTTCGCCGGGCTGACAGGATGTTCCACCTGGTTCACCGGTGGATTCGAGGACCCGGAAGTCCGTCTCGTCAAGGTCGATGTGGTCAAAGCCAAACTGCTCGAGCAGCGTTTCCTGCTGCGCTTTCGTATCGATAACCCGAATTCGGTCAGCCTGCCGGTACGCGGCCTGGTCTACGCCGTGCGCCTGAATGGCATTGAACTGGCCAGCGGTGAAGCCAGCGAATGGCTCACCGTCGAAGGCCACAGCCATCGGGAGTTCGATGTGCCGGTGCGCACCAACCTGTGGCGCCACCTCAAGGACTTGGTCCGCGCCCTGGAAAACCCCGACGAGCCGATTCGCTACAGCTTCAATGGCGAGGTGAAAACCGGCCTATTGTTCGGACGCAACGTGCACGTTGCGCGCAATGGCGAGATAATCCCCGGCGATTACATTCCGGAGTGA
- the dinG gene encoding ATP-dependent DNA helicase DinG, which produces MLSSELKSQIQGAYSRFLEAKSLKPRYGQRLMIAEIAKVLGAIKHNDEGQRDGEAAVVAVEAGTGTGKTVAYALATIPIAKAAGKRLVVATATVALQEQIVHKDLPDLMRNSGLNFSFALAKGRGRYLCLSKLDMLLQEGEAQGATAQMFAEEGFRLDVDESSQKLFTGMIEKLAGNRWDGDRDSWAEELDDAVWSRLTTDHSQCTNRHCPNFQQCAFYKAREGMTKVDVIVTNHDMVLADLALGGGAVLPDPRETLYVFDEGHHLPDKAIGHFAHFTRLRSTADWLGQVEKNLTKLLAQNPLPGDLGRLIETVPEMARELRTQQQFMFSTCEQLADFKAGEDMEGRERPRHRFVGGLVPEHLREQGIELKKGFARLTDVFTRLTELLKEAMDGEGAVGIASHQAEEWYPLFGSLLARAQGNWELWTAFTTEDPEDSPPMARWLTLAEGGALFDIEVNASPILAAETLRRNLWNVAYGALVTSATLTALSSFDRFRMRAGLPRAAVTAVVPSPFQHADAGVLRVPDLKADPRDAAAHTAAIIRELPGLVQGSRGTLVLFSSRKQMQDVFDGLDRDWRKRVFIQGNLSKQETLNKHKARVDSGEESVLFGLASFAEGVDLPGAYCEHVVIAKIPFSVPDDPVEAALAEWIEARGGNPFMEISVPDASLKLVQACGRLLRTESDRGTITLLDRRLVTQRYGKAILNALPPFRREIS; this is translated from the coding sequence ATGCTCAGTTCCGAACTCAAATCCCAGATTCAGGGCGCTTACAGCCGCTTCCTCGAAGCCAAGAGCCTGAAGCCGCGCTATGGCCAGCGTCTGATGATCGCCGAAATCGCCAAGGTCCTCGGTGCGATCAAGCACAACGACGAAGGTCAGCGTGATGGCGAGGCGGCGGTGGTCGCGGTGGAGGCGGGCACCGGTACCGGCAAGACGGTGGCCTACGCGCTGGCCACGATTCCCATCGCCAAGGCTGCCGGCAAACGGCTGGTGGTGGCTACGGCGACCGTGGCGCTGCAGGAACAGATCGTGCACAAGGACCTGCCGGACCTGATGCGCAACAGCGGCCTGAACTTCAGCTTCGCCCTGGCCAAGGGCCGCGGCCGCTACCTGTGCCTGTCCAAGCTCGACATGCTGCTGCAGGAAGGCGAGGCCCAGGGCGCCACGGCGCAGATGTTCGCCGAGGAAGGTTTTCGCCTGGATGTCGATGAGAGCAGCCAGAAACTGTTCACCGGGATGATCGAGAAGCTCGCCGGCAACCGCTGGGATGGCGACCGCGACAGCTGGGCGGAAGAGCTCGACGATGCGGTGTGGAGCCGCCTGACCACCGACCACAGCCAGTGCACCAACCGACATTGCCCGAATTTCCAGCAGTGCGCCTTCTACAAGGCGCGCGAAGGTATGACCAAGGTCGACGTGATCGTCACCAACCATGACATGGTCCTGGCCGACCTCGCCTTGGGCGGCGGCGCAGTGCTGCCGGACCCGCGCGAAACGCTCTACGTGTTCGATGAGGGCCACCACCTGCCGGACAAAGCCATCGGCCACTTCGCCCACTTTACCCGCCTGCGCAGCACCGCCGACTGGCTGGGGCAGGTGGAGAAGAACCTGACCAAGCTGCTGGCGCAGAACCCGCTGCCGGGTGACCTTGGTCGCCTCATCGAAACCGTGCCGGAGATGGCCCGCGAGCTGCGCACCCAGCAGCAGTTCATGTTCAGCACCTGCGAGCAGTTGGCCGACTTCAAGGCCGGTGAAGACATGGAAGGCCGCGAGCGGCCACGCCATCGCTTCGTCGGTGGCCTGGTGCCGGAGCACTTGCGCGAGCAGGGTATCGAGCTGAAGAAAGGCTTTGCACGCCTGACCGACGTGTTCACCCGCCTCACCGAACTGCTCAAGGAAGCCATGGACGGTGAGGGCGCCGTGGGCATCGCCAGCCACCAGGCCGAGGAGTGGTACCCACTGTTCGGCAGCCTGCTGGCACGGGCGCAGGGCAACTGGGAGCTGTGGACCGCCTTCACCACCGAAGACCCGGAAGACAGCCCGCCTATGGCGCGCTGGCTGACTCTGGCCGAGGGCGGTGCGCTGTTCGATATCGAGGTCAACGCCAGCCCGATCCTCGCCGCCGAAACCTTGCGCCGCAACCTGTGGAATGTCGCCTACGGTGCGCTGGTGACCTCGGCCACGCTGACCGCCCTGAGTAGCTTCGACCGCTTCCGCATGCGTGCCGGCTTGCCCCGCGCGGCGGTGACCGCGGTGGTACCGAGCCCGTTCCAGCATGCCGACGCTGGCGTGCTGCGCGTGCCGGACCTCAAGGCCGACCCGCGCGATGCCGCGGCGCATACGGCGGCGATCATCCGCGAATTGCCCGGCCTGGTGCAGGGCTCGCGCGGCACGCTGGTGCTGTTCTCCTCGCGCAAGCAGATGCAGGACGTGTTCGACGGCCTGGATCGCGACTGGCGCAAGCGCGTGTTCATCCAGGGCAATCTGTCCAAGCAGGAAACCCTGAACAAGCACAAGGCGCGGGTCGACAGTGGCGAAGAGAGCGTGCTGTTCGGCCTGGCCAGTTTCGCCGAGGGCGTGGATCTGCCCGGCGCCTACTGTGAGCACGTGGTGATCGCCAAGATCCCGTTCTCCGTGCCGGATGACCCGGTGGAAGCGGCGCTGGCCGAGTGGATCGAGGCGCGCGGCGGCAATCCGTTCATGGAAATCTCCGTGCCCGATGCCTCGCTCAAGCTGGTCCAGGCCTGCGGGCGCCTGCTGCGCACCGAGTCGGACCGCGGCACCATCACGCTGCTCGACCGGCGCCTGGTGACCCAGCGGTACGGCAAGGCGATCCTCAATGCGCTGCCGCCGTTCCGCCGCGAAATCAGCTGA
- a CDS encoding DUF6231 family protein: MTVFSLRTPQQALAALLDHHAPQRLLVVGSSDIPALVAFQAAHPETIVASAAPGALPAELAAQRFDLALVVDCLEHLPKRDALQLLGGIRNLNASRIAVLVDMHASGWLETDFFSLALQASEAFSRDEQTLNLFTYDLRDYKQVPDWLNAKFWANPQNFGKYWW; the protein is encoded by the coding sequence ATGACTGTTTTTTCCTTACGTACACCTCAGCAGGCACTGGCCGCCCTGCTTGACCACCACGCTCCGCAGCGCTTGCTGGTCGTGGGCTCCAGCGATATTCCGGCACTGGTCGCCTTTCAGGCCGCGCACCCAGAGACGATAGTCGCTAGCGCGGCGCCCGGCGCCCTGCCTGCGGAACTGGCTGCGCAGCGTTTCGACCTGGCGCTGGTGGTCGACTGTCTGGAGCACCTGCCCAAACGGGACGCGCTGCAGCTTCTGGGCGGCATTCGCAACCTCAATGCCAGCCGCATCGCGGTGCTGGTCGACATGCACGCCAGTGGTTGGCTGGAAACCGATTTCTTTTCCCTGGCACTGCAGGCCAGCGAAGCCTTCAGCCGCGACGAACAGACCCTGAACCTGTTCACCTATGATCTACGCGACTACAAACAGGTGCCGGATTGGCTGAATGCCAAGTTTTGGGCCAACCCGCAAAACTTCGGCAAGTACTGGTGGTAA
- a CDS encoding SDR family NAD(P)-dependent oxidoreductase, with protein sequence MTAMPRSILITGCSTGIGHATAHACRAAGWQVYASARKAEDVVRLQGEGFSAVQLDLDDSASIQLALAWVLEQTGGGLDALFNNGGYGQPGAIEDVPRAAWREQFESNVFGPVELTAAVLPIMRRQGHGRILFNSSVLGYAALPLRGAYNASKFAIEGLVDTLRLELSGSGIEAVLIEPGPIVARFRANSLLALRKHVDTSRGTHVAVYAQMQERLAKEGAAVPYTLPADAVAEVVLQALERRVPRTRYPVTVPAKLFRVLNRLLPDRLLDRIKRKAV encoded by the coding sequence ATGACCGCAATGCCTCGTTCGATCCTCATCACCGGCTGCTCGACGGGGATTGGCCATGCCACGGCCCATGCCTGTCGTGCGGCGGGCTGGCAGGTGTACGCCTCCGCCCGCAAGGCCGAGGATGTGGTGCGCCTGCAAGGCGAGGGTTTCAGCGCGGTACAACTGGATCTGGACGACTCGGCGAGCATCCAGCTGGCCCTGGCCTGGGTGCTGGAACAGACCGGTGGTGGCCTGGATGCGCTTTTCAACAACGGCGGCTATGGCCAGCCCGGTGCCATCGAAGACGTGCCGCGTGCAGCCTGGCGCGAGCAGTTCGAGAGCAATGTCTTCGGCCCGGTCGAACTGACCGCGGCTGTACTGCCGATCATGCGTCGCCAGGGCCATGGGCGAATCCTCTTCAACAGCTCGGTGCTCGGCTATGCGGCGCTGCCGCTGCGTGGCGCCTACAACGCGTCCAAGTTCGCCATCGAGGGCCTGGTCGATACCCTGCGCCTGGAGTTGAGTGGCAGCGGCATTGAGGCAGTGCTGATCGAGCCGGGGCCCATCGTTGCGCGTTTTCGCGCCAACAGCCTGTTGGCGCTGCGCAAGCATGTCGATACGTCGCGGGGCACGCACGTCGCGGTCTATGCGCAAATGCAGGAACGCCTGGCCAAGGAGGGCGCGGCCGTGCCTTACACCTTGCCTGCCGACGCCGTGGCCGAGGTGGTGCTGCAGGCGCTGGAGCGACGTGTGCCGCGCACGCGTTATCCGGTGACGGTGCCGGCCAAGCTGTTTCGTGTTCTTAATCGCCTGCTGCCGGATCGGCTGCTGGACCGGATCAAGCGCAAGGCTGTGTGA
- a CDS encoding SEC-C metal-binding domain-containing protein, with the protein MNQEPHVHGPDCNHDHDHHDHDHGHVHGPHCGHAHQEPVRNPLKEVGRNDPCPCGSEKKFKKCHGA; encoded by the coding sequence ATGAACCAAGAACCCCATGTCCATGGCCCCGACTGCAACCACGATCATGACCACCATGATCACGACCACGGTCATGTGCACGGCCCACACTGCGGCCACGCGCATCAGGAGCCGGTACGCAATCCGCTGAAGGAAGTTGGCCGCAACGACCCCTGCCCGTGCGGCAGCGAGAAGAAATTCAAGAAGTGCCACGGCGCCTGA
- a CDS encoding HDOD domain-containing protein: MELNSLFDQLHSLPTIPKVAQDLILQFDNPNTSLDAVARNIALDPVIAAKVLRLANSARFRGAREASSVEDAASRLGFNTLRTLVLASAVTGAFKTNSGFDLKGFWLHSFKVASICRLLAKSRGVAAETAFTCGMMHNIGELLIQTGAPEIAARLNRMGSGDAAGRMALETLQLGFGYPEVGAELARRWQLPTVIQQAIALQTRPHQAPIEMPLPRLMAQAVLITEAIEQHPGDLEAVKNELDSPLCEGLDLDDLLAKLPEVLEADKAFEELLN, from the coding sequence ATGGAACTCAACAGCCTGTTCGACCAACTCCACAGCCTGCCGACCATTCCCAAGGTCGCGCAGGACCTCATCCTGCAGTTCGACAACCCTAACACCAGCCTCGACGCCGTGGCCCGCAACATTGCACTCGATCCGGTAATCGCCGCCAAGGTGCTGCGCCTGGCCAACTCGGCGCGCTTTCGTGGCGCACGGGAAGCGTCCAGTGTTGAAGACGCCGCCAGCCGCCTGGGGTTCAATACCTTGCGCACCCTGGTGCTCGCCTCAGCGGTGACCGGCGCGTTCAAGACCAACTCCGGTTTCGACCTCAAGGGCTTCTGGCTGCACAGTTTCAAGGTGGCGAGCATCTGCCGTCTATTGGCCAAAAGCCGTGGCGTGGCGGCAGAAACCGCGTTCACCTGCGGGATGATGCACAACATCGGCGAACTGCTGATCCAGACCGGCGCACCGGAGATCGCCGCCCGTCTGAACCGCATGGGCAGTGGTGACGCGGCGGGGCGCATGGCCCTGGAAACCCTGCAGCTGGGCTTCGGCTATCCGGAGGTCGGCGCGGAACTGGCCCGTCGCTGGCAACTGCCGACAGTGATTCAGCAGGCGATTGCCCTGCAGACGCGCCCGCACCAGGCGCCCATCGAGATGCCCCTGCCACGCCTGATGGCCCAGGCAGTGCTGATCACCGAAGCGATCGAGCAACACCCCGGCGATCTGGAAGCGGTGAAGAACGAACTGGACAGCCCGCTGTGCGAGGGGCTCGATCTGGACGACCTGCTGGCAAAGCTGCCGGAGGTACTGGAGGCGGACAAGGCCTTCGAAGAGCTGCTGAACTGA
- a CDS encoding penicillin acylase family protein, producing the protein MGSRLIRRSFVVAAAATLFSSVLLSGCQSFLNNRYSDSVHPDQGIVRVQGLAQSVVVRRNTLGMPLIETTTFHDALFALGYVHASDRISQMVGMRLLAEGRLAEMNGPGVLEVDRFMRAVNLRKSAEILYKNASPRMKQFFEVYSRGVNAYLFRYKNKLPMDLAETGYRPPYWKPEDSVLIFCLLNFGLSVNLKEEIASLTLAGKVGSDKLAWLLPTYPDEPLPFEEAEKLRGLALSGKIPGLAAIDQAAGQVADLNMLGVAASNNWAIAPQRSRSGKSLLANDTHLPLSMPSIWNFVQIRSPKFQAAGVSIAGVPAVVAGYNGKLAWGMTMVMGDNQDLFLEQVKREGSRLLYLADGKWQPAQERQETFFIKGQRPIRETLYETRHGPLLNSVLGERKNPLQPLQFSSGYGLALRTSQFENDQSIDAFFNLSRAQSVEQAFEATRDVRAMALNIVFVDAQHIGWQVTGRFPNRKQGLGLLPSPGWDGAYDWDGYADPMLHPYDQDPQQGWLGTANHRTVPRGYGMQLSNSWFYPERAERIAQLAGAGKHDQRSMIAMQYDQTTPFAGKLQAMFEAPGMAAPLKNAIDALPTDQRAKAREAYSRLMAFDGRMSATSADAALYSAFLHESARQTFLDELGPENNPAWQALVETANDSYSAQADHLLGRDDSPFWDDVKTAQKEDKPAIMARSLAAAVGFVEDKLGADRKAWQWGKLHTYTWASNATKMAPYLSASERSSISAVSGYLDRGPYPAGGDHGTLNVAAYQWGKDFDTWLIPAMRIVVDFAAPEPMIGLNSSGQSGNPASKHYADGIDAWLKGGYVTFPFQSQNIDKAYGNRRLLLTPGK; encoded by the coding sequence ATGGGTTCGCGCCTTATTCGTCGTTCGTTCGTGGTCGCTGCCGCCGCAACGCTCTTCAGCAGCGTCCTCCTCAGCGGCTGCCAGTCCTTCCTCAACAATCGCTACAGCGACAGCGTGCACCCCGACCAGGGCATCGTCCGCGTGCAGGGCCTGGCGCAGAGCGTGGTGGTCCGGCGCAACACGCTGGGCATGCCGCTGATTGAGACGACCACCTTCCACGACGCGCTGTTCGCCCTCGGCTATGTGCACGCCAGCGACCGTATCAGCCAGATGGTCGGCATGCGCCTGCTCGCCGAAGGCCGCCTGGCGGAGATGAACGGCCCGGGTGTGCTGGAAGTCGACCGCTTCATGCGCGCGGTCAACCTGCGCAAGAGCGCCGAGATCCTCTACAAGAACGCCTCGCCGCGCATGAAGCAGTTTTTCGAGGTGTACTCGCGCGGGGTCAACGCCTACCTGTTCCGCTACAAGAACAAACTACCGATGGACCTGGCCGAAACCGGCTACCGGCCGCCGTACTGGAAGCCGGAAGACTCGGTGCTGATCTTCTGCCTGCTCAACTTCGGCCTGTCGGTCAACCTCAAGGAAGAAATCGCTTCGCTGACCCTGGCCGGCAAGGTCGGCAGCGACAAGCTGGCCTGGTTGCTCCCGACCTACCCGGACGAGCCGCTGCCGTTCGAGGAAGCGGAAAAGCTGCGCGGCCTGGCGCTGAGCGGAAAGATCCCCGGTCTTGCCGCCATCGACCAGGCTGCCGGCCAGGTCGCCGACCTCAACATGCTCGGCGTGGCCGCCTCGAACAACTGGGCCATCGCCCCGCAGCGCAGCCGCAGTGGCAAGAGCCTGCTGGCCAACGACACCCACCTGCCGCTGTCGATGCCCTCGATCTGGAACTTCGTGCAGATTCGCTCGCCGAAATTCCAGGCCGCCGGGGTCTCGATAGCCGGCGTACCGGCGGTGGTCGCCGGCTACAACGGCAAGCTGGCCTGGGGCATGACCATGGTCATGGGCGACAACCAGGACCTGTTCCTGGAGCAGGTCAAACGCGAAGGCAGTCGCCTCCTTTATCTCGCTGACGGCAAATGGCAACCGGCGCAGGAGCGCCAGGAAACCTTCTTCATCAAGGGCCAGCGGCCGATCCGCGAAACCCTCTACGAAACCCGCCACGGCCCGCTGCTCAATTCGGTGCTGGGTGAGCGCAAGAACCCGCTGCAACCCCTGCAGTTCAGCAGTGGCTACGGCTTGGCGCTGCGCACCAGTCAGTTTGAGAACGACCAGAGCATCGACGCCTTCTTCAACCTGTCCCGCGCGCAGTCGGTGGAACAGGCCTTCGAAGCAACGCGCGACGTGCGCGCCATGGCGCTGAACATCGTCTTCGTCGACGCCCAGCACATCGGCTGGCAGGTTACCGGGCGCTTCCCCAACCGCAAGCAGGGCCTCGGTCTATTGCCTTCGCCAGGCTGGGACGGCGCCTACGACTGGGATGGCTACGCCGACCCGATGCTCCACCCCTACGACCAGGACCCGCAGCAGGGCTGGCTGGGCACTGCCAACCACCGCACTGTGCCCCGCGGCTACGGCATGCAATTGTCGAATTCCTGGTTCTACCCGGAGCGCGCCGAACGCATCGCCCAACTGGCCGGCGCCGGCAAGCACGACCAGCGCAGCATGATCGCCATGCAGTACGACCAGACCACGCCGTTCGCCGGCAAGCTGCAGGCGATGTTCGAGGCACCGGGCATGGCCGCGCCGCTGAAGAATGCCATCGACGCCCTGCCGACCGATCAGCGCGCCAAGGCACGCGAGGCCTACAGCCGGTTGATGGCCTTCGACGGGCGCATGAGCGCCACCTCGGCGGACGCGGCGCTGTACAGCGCTTTCCTGCACGAAAGCGCGCGGCAGACCTTCCTCGACGAACTGGGCCCGGAGAACAACCCGGCCTGGCAGGCACTGGTCGAGACCGCCAATGACTCCTACTCGGCGCAGGCCGACCACCTGCTGGGACGCGACGACAGCCCGTTCTGGGATGACGTGAAGACCGCGCAGAAGGAAGACAAGCCGGCAATCATGGCGCGCAGCCTGGCAGCGGCCGTCGGCTTCGTCGAAGACAAGCTCGGCGCAGACCGCAAAGCCTGGCAATGGGGCAAGCTGCACACCTACACCTGGGCCAGCAATGCCACCAAGATGGCGCCGTACCTCAGCGCCAGTGAGCGCAGCAGCATCTCGGCGGTGAGCGGTTACCTGGACCGCGGCCCCTACCCGGCCGGCGGCGATCACGGCACGCTGAACGTCGCCGCCTACCAGTGGGGCAAGGACTTCGACACCTGGCTGATCCCGGCCATGCGCATCGTCGTCGACTTCGCCGCCCCCGAACCGATGATCGGCCTGAACAGCTCTGGCCAGTCGGGCAACCCGGCCAGCAAGCACTACGCCGATGGCATCGACGCCTGGCTCAAGGGTGGCTACGTCACCTTCCCGTTCCAGTCGCAGAACATCGACAAGGCCTACGGCAACCGTCGCCTGCTGCTGACCCCCGGCAAGTAA